The window AGCTCGGGGCGGGCGCGCGCGAGATAGGCGCTCAGCACCCCGGTGCCGCAGCCGAGATCGACGGCGGTGCGCGCATCCGCTCGCATCTCGTCGAGGTGCTCGAGCAGGAAGCGGGTGCCGATGTCGATCTTCGTGCCGGCGAAGGCCCCGCCGGTGGCGCAGACCCAGAGGCCGGGGGCGGGCTCGGCGTGGAACTCGCGGCGCATCGCCACCGGCTCGGCGTGCGGATGCGGCTCCGACGCCACGAGCACCCGCGACTTCTGCCGGGCGAGCGTCGCGGTGACGCGTCCGAACGAGCGCTCGAGCACCTCGTTCATCGCGGGGGTCATGTGCTTGAGGCGGCCGCCGGCGTAGACGACGACCTCGGGGTCGGCCCAGGCCGCGATCGCGTGCGCCAGCTCGTCGAGCTCGGCGAGCGAGCGCGGCAGCTGCATCAGCACCACCCGGGCGCCCGCGAGCAGCTCGGGGCCGAGGGGCAGGTTCTCGAAGCGGTCGCCGAGGTCGCGATCGGATGCGCGGCGCGCGTTCTCGGCGAGGGCAAGCTCCCCGGCCCGCGAGTCCTGGTGCACGCGGATGCCGCGCAGATCGAGCACCGCCGCCGCCCCCAGCGTGAGGGCGCCGTAGGAGTCGCCGATCACGACGACCCGGCCGGGCGCACCGGGCTTCGCGGCCTTCGCCTCGACCTCCAGCGCTCCGAGCGCCTCGTCGAGGATCAACCGGTCGCTCGCGTCGGCGGCGAACAGGTTGTCGGCCTCGACGTCAGGATGGCGGCGGAGGGCGTCGAACGAGAACTCTGGCACGCCCCAACGTTACGCGGTGCGCCCCTCCACCCCCGAACCCTCCGTCGGCTCTTCGTTCGCGAACGCGACCGCGAACAGCACGGAGATCGCCGTCGACAGCAGCACCCCCGCCGCCGAGACGAGCACCACCGCCGTCACCGCGATGTCGTCGACGTAGTCGCCCGACCAGATCACCAGCGCGGAGAACACCCCGATCATCACCGCCACCCACCCGGCGACCACCGTCAGCACCGCCACGAGCACGGTCGACAGCGCGAGCGACCAC of the Herbiconiux flava genome contains:
- a CDS encoding class I SAM-dependent methyltransferase produces the protein MPEFSFDALRRHPDVEADNLFAADASDRLILDEALGALEVEAKAAKPGAPGRVVVIGDSYGALTLGAAAVLDLRGIRVHQDSRAGELALAENARRASDRDLGDRFENLPLGPELLAGARVVLMQLPRSLAELDELAHAIAAWADPEVVVYAGGRLKHMTPAMNEVLERSFGRVTATLARQKSRVLVASEPHPHAEPVAMRREFHAEPAPGLWVCATGGAFAGTKIDIGTRFLLEHLDEMRADARTAVDLGCGTGVLSAYLARARPELTVIATDQSAAAVESARATMAANDVENVEVVRDDALSTFDDGSAELVLLNPPFHQGSTVHAGIALKLFQAAGRVLAPGGELWTVFNSHLSYRAALQRAVGETRQVARNAKFTVMVSTRR